In Pseudomonas sp. Leaf58, one DNA window encodes the following:
- a CDS encoding NADP-dependent isocitrate dehydrogenase produces MPTRSKIIYTFTDEAPALATYSLLPIIEAFTASADIAVETRDISLAGRILAAFPEQLGAEKQVGDHLAELGQLATTPEANIIKLPNISASVPQLKAAIKELQGKGFNIPDYADEPATAEEKESRARYDRIKGSAVNPVLREGNSDRRAPLSVKNYARKHPHKMGAWAADSKSHVAHMTQGDFYGSEKAALIEADDSLRIELLGKDGSTTVLKEKTAVKAAEIIDCATMSRKALKAFIAEQIADAKAAGVLLSVHLKATMMKVSDPIMFGVIVEEFYNDVLAKHAAALAEVGFNANNGIGDLYARIKDLPADKQAEIEADIQALYAERPALAMVNSDKGITNLHVPSDVIVDASMPAMIRDSGKMWNAAGELQDAKAIIPDRCYAGIYQATIEDCKANGAFDPTTMGSVPNVGLMAQKAEEYGSHDKTFQIKADGVVRVVDGKGNVVLEQNVEAGDIFRMCQVKDAPIQDWVKLAVNRARLSNTPAVFWLDPARAHDGVMIEKVQKYLKDHDTSGLDIRILAPVDAIKFSLARIREGKDTISVTGNVLRDYLTDLFPIMELGTSAKMLSIVPLMNGGGLFETGAGGSAPKHVQQLVEENFLRWDSLGEFLALAASLEHLGNTYDNPRAKVLANTLDQATGKFLDTNKSPSRKVGGIDNRGSHFYLTLYWAQALAAQSDDAALQARFAPLAKTLSENEETIVAELNAVQGKPADIGGYYAPDAELTAKVMRPSQTLNSAIAAL; encoded by the coding sequence ATGCCCACCCGTTCCAAGATCATCTATACCTTCACCGACGAAGCCCCCGCCCTCGCCACCTACTCGCTGCTGCCGATCATCGAAGCCTTCACCGCTTCGGCTGACATCGCCGTCGAAACTCGCGACATCTCCCTGGCTGGCCGCATCCTCGCCGCCTTCCCGGAGCAACTGGGCGCAGAGAAGCAAGTAGGCGATCACCTGGCGGAACTGGGCCAACTGGCTACCACTCCTGAAGCCAACATCATCAAGCTGCCGAACATCAGTGCCTCGGTACCGCAGCTGAAAGCCGCGATCAAGGAACTGCAAGGCAAGGGCTTCAACATCCCTGACTACGCCGACGAGCCGGCCACCGCGGAAGAAAAAGAGTCCCGCGCCCGCTACGACCGCATCAAGGGCTCCGCCGTGAACCCGGTATTGCGCGAAGGCAACTCCGACCGCCGCGCCCCGCTGTCGGTCAAGAACTACGCCCGCAAGCACCCACACAAGATGGGCGCCTGGGCTGCCGACTCCAAGTCGCACGTTGCCCACATGACCCAAGGCGACTTCTACGGCAGCGAAAAAGCCGCACTGATCGAGGCTGACGACAGCCTGCGCATCGAGCTGCTCGGCAAAGACGGCAGCACCACCGTGCTGAAAGAAAAGACCGCGGTCAAAGCCGCCGAAATCATCGACTGCGCGACCATGAGCCGCAAGGCGCTGAAAGCCTTCATCGCCGAGCAGATCGCCGATGCCAAGGCCGCCGGCGTGCTGCTGTCGGTGCACTTGAAGGCCACCATGATGAAGGTCTCCGACCCCATCATGTTCGGCGTCATCGTCGAAGAGTTCTACAACGACGTGCTGGCCAAGCACGCCGCTGCGCTGGCTGAAGTCGGCTTCAACGCCAACAACGGCATCGGCGACCTGTACGCCCGCATCAAGGACCTGCCAGCCGACAAGCAGGCCGAAATCGAAGCCGACATCCAGGCCCTGTACGCCGAGCGCCCAGCCCTGGCCATGGTCAACTCCGACAAAGGCATCACCAACCTGCACGTGCCGAGCGACGTAATCGTCGACGCCTCGATGCCAGCCATGATCCGTGACTCGGGCAAAATGTGGAACGCCGCCGGCGAACTGCAGGATGCCAAGGCAATCATCCCGGACCGCTGCTACGCCGGTATCTACCAGGCCACCATCGAAGACTGCAAGGCCAACGGCGCCTTCGACCCAACCACCATGGGCAGCGTGCCGAACGTTGGCCTGATGGCGCAAAAGGCCGAAGAATACGGCTCCCACGACAAAACCTTCCAGATCAAGGCCGACGGCGTCGTGCGCGTGGTCGATGGCAAGGGCAACGTGGTGCTGGAGCAAAACGTCGAAGCCGGTGACATCTTCCGCATGTGCCAGGTCAAGGACGCGCCGATCCAGGACTGGGTCAAGCTGGCCGTCAACCGTGCCCGTCTCAGCAACACCCCTGCAGTGTTCTGGCTGGACCCAGCCCGCGCTCACGATGGCGTGATGATCGAGAAAGTGCAGAAGTACCTGAAGGATCACGACACCTCCGGCCTGGACATCCGCATCCTGGCCCCGGTCGACGCCATCAAGTTCTCCCTGGCCCGCATCCGCGAAGGCAAGGACACCATCTCGGTGACCGGCAACGTACTGCGCGACTACCTGACCGACCTGTTCCCGATCATGGAACTGGGCACCAGCGCCAAGATGCTGTCGATCGTGCCGCTGATGAACGGCGGTGGCCTGTTCGAAACCGGCGCCGGCGGTTCGGCACCGAAACACGTGCAGCAGCTGGTAGAAGAGAACTTCCTGCGTTGGGACTCGCTGGGTGAATTCCTGGCCTTGGCCGCCTCCCTGGAGCACCTGGGCAACACCTACGACAACCCGCGCGCCAAGGTCCTGGCCAACACCCTGGACCAGGCTACCGGCAAGTTCCTCGACACCAACAAATCGCCTTCGCGCAAAGTCGGTGGTATCGACAACCGCGGTAGCCACTTCTACCTGACCCTGTACTGGGCCCAGGCCCTGGCTGCCCAGAGCGACGACGCTGCCCTGCAGGCACGCTTCGCCCCACTGGCTAAAACCCTGTCCGAGAACGAGGAGACCATCGTCGCCGAGCTCAACGCCGTTCAGGGCAAGCCGGCCGACATCGGTGGCTACTACGCCCCGGATGCCGAGCTGACCGCCAAGGTGATGCGCCCAAGCCAAACCCTGAATAGCGCCATTGCCGCCCTGTAA
- a CDS encoding NUDIX hydrolase: MTWQPHITVATIVEHEGKFLFVEEFKANQHVFNQPAGHLEPNETLPQAALRETLEETAWEVELTGVVGIYLYTAPSNGVTYQRICFAARPVRHHADLALDSDIVRAVWLTRDELLADPARWRSELVPRCLDDYLKGPLHSLDLLRD; the protein is encoded by the coding sequence ATGACCTGGCAACCGCACATCACCGTCGCCACCATCGTCGAACACGAAGGCAAGTTCCTCTTCGTCGAAGAATTCAAAGCCAACCAACACGTCTTCAACCAACCCGCCGGCCACCTCGAACCGAACGAAACCCTGCCCCAGGCCGCCCTGCGCGAAACCCTCGAAGAAACCGCCTGGGAAGTCGAGCTCACCGGCGTCGTCGGCATCTACCTCTACACCGCCCCCAGCAACGGCGTGACCTACCAGCGCATCTGCTTTGCCGCCCGCCCCGTGCGCCACCACGCCGACCTGGCACTGGACAGCGACATCGTCCGCGCCGTATGGCTGACCCGCGACGAATTGCTGGCCGACCCGGCCCGCTGGCGCAGCGAGCTGGTGCCACGCTGCCTTGACGATTACCTCAAAGGCCCCTTGCACAGCCTTGACCTGCTGCGTGACTGA
- the mnmA gene encoding tRNA 2-thiouridine(34) synthase MnmA: MTSPAFKDPAKTRVIVGMSGGVDSSVSALLLIEQGYQVEGLFMKNWEEDDGTEYCTAREDLADAQAVCDRIGIKLHTANFAAEYWDNVFEHFLEEYKAGRTPNPDILCNREIKFKAFLDYALSLGADLIATGHYVRRRDTGDLTELLKGLDPNKDQSYFLHAVGGKEIARTLFPVGELEKPEVRAIAEKHGLATAKKKDSTGICFIGERRFSDFLKQYLPAQPGNIETTDGEVIGRHHGLMYHTIGQRQGLGIGGLKDAGDEPWYVLHKDLTRNVLVVGQGNEHPWLFSRALLASDIFWVNPVDLSSPRQLTAKVRYRQSDQQCTLERTASGYRAVFDEPQRAVTPGQSVVFYDGEVCLGGGVIEAAEPWSPRA, translated from the coding sequence ATGACCAGCCCAGCATTCAAAGACCCCGCCAAGACCCGCGTCATCGTCGGCATGTCCGGCGGCGTGGACTCTTCCGTCTCCGCCCTTCTGCTCATCGAGCAGGGCTACCAGGTGGAAGGGCTGTTCATGAAGAACTGGGAAGAGGATGACGGCACCGAATACTGCACCGCCCGTGAAGACCTGGCCGACGCCCAGGCCGTGTGCGACCGCATCGGCATCAAGCTGCACACCGCCAACTTCGCCGCCGAATACTGGGACAACGTGTTCGAGCACTTCCTCGAAGAATACAAGGCCGGCCGCACGCCCAACCCAGACATCCTCTGCAACCGCGAAATCAAGTTCAAGGCGTTCCTCGATTACGCCCTGTCGCTGGGTGCCGACTTGATCGCCACCGGCCACTACGTGCGCCGCCGCGACACCGGCGACCTCACCGAACTGCTCAAAGGCCTGGACCCGAACAAGGACCAGAGCTACTTCCTGCACGCTGTCGGCGGCAAGGAAATCGCCCGCACCCTGTTCCCGGTCGGCGAATTGGAAAAGCCCGAAGTGCGCGCCATCGCCGAAAAGCACGGCTTGGCCACCGCCAAGAAGAAGGATTCCACCGGTATCTGCTTCATCGGCGAACGCCGCTTCAGCGACTTCCTCAAGCAGTATTTGCCGGCCCAGCCCGGCAACATCGAAACCACCGACGGTGAAGTCATCGGCCGCCACCACGGCCTGATGTACCACACCATCGGCCAACGCCAGGGCTTGGGCATCGGCGGCCTGAAGGACGCCGGCGACGAGCCGTGGTACGTGCTGCACAAGGACCTGACCCGCAACGTGCTGGTGGTCGGCCAGGGCAATGAACACCCGTGGTTGTTCTCCCGCGCCCTGCTCGCTTCGGACATCTTCTGGGTCAACCCCGTCGACCTCAGCAGCCCGCGCCAGCTCACCGCCAAGGTGCGCTACCGCCAGAGCGACCAGCAGTGCACCCTGGAGCGCACCGCCAGCGGCTACCGCGCCGTGTTCGACGAGCCGCAGCGTGCCGTCACCCCGGGCCAGTCGGTGGTGTTCTACGACGGCGAAGTGTGCCTGGGTGGTGGCGTGATCGAAGCCGCCGAGCCGTGGAGCCCGCGCGCATGA
- the hflD gene encoding high frequency lysogenization protein HflD, with protein sequence MSNLQEQLIALGGVFQAAVLVDRIARTGQASEANIGCMLGSLLVRDPKDTLEVFGGDDLNLRDGYRALVGALERDPSSLQREPLRYALSMLGLERQLNKRGDLLDTIGNRLPQIQSQAEHFGLVHENVIASSGALYQDTLSTLRQRIQVHGDMRFLQQASNASKIRALLLAGIRAARLWRQLGGHRWQLVFSRRKLLNELYDMMRSPS encoded by the coding sequence ATGAGCAACCTGCAGGAGCAGCTGATTGCGTTGGGCGGTGTGTTCCAGGCCGCTGTACTGGTGGACCGTATCGCCCGCACCGGCCAGGCCAGCGAGGCCAACATCGGTTGCATGCTGGGCAGCCTGCTGGTTCGTGACCCCAAGGACACCCTGGAGGTGTTCGGCGGCGACGACCTGAACCTGCGCGACGGCTACCGGGCGCTGGTCGGCGCCTTGGAGCGCGACCCCAGCAGCCTGCAGCGTGAGCCGCTGCGCTATGCCCTGTCGATGCTGGGCCTGGAGCGCCAGCTGAACAAACGTGGCGACCTGCTCGACACCATCGGCAACCGCCTGCCGCAAATTCAGTCCCAGGCCGAGCATTTCGGCCTGGTCCATGAAAACGTCATCGCTTCCAGTGGCGCCTTGTACCAAGACACCCTCAGCACCTTGCGCCAGCGCATCCAGGTGCATGGCGACATGCGCTTCCTGCAGCAGGCCAGCAACGCCTCGAAAATTCGTGCACTGCTGCTAGCCGGTATCCGCGCCGCGCGCCTGTGGCGCCAGCTGGGCGGGCACCGCTGGCAGTTGGTGTTCAGCCGGCGCAAGTTGCTCAACGAACTGTACGACATGATGCGTTCGCCTTCCTGA
- the purB gene encoding adenylosuccinate lyase, which yields MQLSSLTAVSPVDGRYAGKTQALRPIFSEFGLIRFRALVEVRWLQRLAAHPQIGEVPAFSAEANALLDSLATDFKLEHAERVKEIERTTNHDVKAIEYLLKEQAAKLPELAKVSEFIHFACTSEDINNLSHALMLRAGRDDVLLPLMRQIADAIRALAHAHADVPMLSRTHGQPASPTTLGKELANVVYRLERQIAQVAAVPLLGKINGAVGNYNAHLSAYSQIDWEQNARAFIEDELGLQFNPYTTQIEPHDYIAELFDAIARFNTILIDFDRDVWGYISLGYFKQRTVAGEIGSSTMPHKVNPIDFENSEGNLGIANALFQHLASKLPISRWQRDLTDSTVLRNLGVGFAHSVIAYEASLKGIGKLEVNEARIAADLDACWEVLAEPIQTVMRRFNIENPYEKLKELTRGKGITPEALLTFIDGLDMPAEAKAELKQLTPATYIGNAAAQAKRI from the coding sequence ATGCAGCTTTCTTCGCTCACTGCGGTTTCCCCTGTAGACGGCCGTTATGCCGGCAAAACCCAGGCCTTGCGCCCCATTTTCAGCGAATTCGGCCTGATCCGTTTCCGCGCCCTGGTCGAAGTGCGCTGGCTGCAGCGTCTGGCCGCCCACCCGCAGATCGGCGAAGTGCCGGCGTTCTCCGCCGAAGCCAACGCCCTGCTGGACAGCCTGGCCACCGACTTCAAGCTCGAGCACGCCGAACGCGTCAAGGAAATCGAGCGCACCACCAACCACGACGTCAAGGCGATCGAATACCTCCTCAAGGAGCAGGCTGCCAAGCTGCCTGAGCTGGCCAAAGTCAGCGAGTTCATCCACTTCGCCTGCACCAGCGAGGACATCAACAACCTGTCCCACGCCCTGATGCTGCGCGCCGGCCGTGACGACGTGCTGCTGCCGCTGATGCGCCAGATTGCCGATGCCATCCGCGCCCTGGCCCACGCCCACGCCGACGTGCCAATGCTGTCGCGCACCCACGGTCAGCCGGCTTCGCCGACCACCCTGGGTAAAGAGCTGGCCAACGTCGTGTACCGCCTGGAGCGCCAGATCGCCCAGGTCGCTGCCGTGCCGCTGCTGGGCAAGATCAACGGCGCCGTGGGCAACTACAATGCCCACCTGTCGGCCTACTCGCAGATCGACTGGGAACAGAACGCCCGCGCCTTCATCGAAGACGAACTGGGGCTGCAGTTCAACCCGTACACCACCCAGATCGAGCCGCACGACTACATCGCCGAGCTGTTCGACGCCATTGCCCGCTTCAACACCATCCTGATCGACTTCGACCGTGATGTGTGGGGCTACATCTCGCTGGGTTACTTCAAGCAGCGTACCGTTGCCGGCGAAATCGGCTCGTCGACCATGCCGCACAAGGTCAACCCGATCGACTTCGAAAACTCCGAAGGCAACCTGGGCATCGCCAACGCGCTGTTCCAGCACCTGGCCAGCAAGCTGCCGATCTCGCGCTGGCAGCGTGACCTGACCGACTCCACCGTGCTGCGCAACCTGGGCGTGGGTTTTGCCCACAGCGTCATCGCCTACGAAGCCAGCCTGAAAGGCATCGGCAAGTTGGAAGTCAACGAAGCCCGCATCGCTGCCGACCTGGACGCCTGCTGGGAAGTACTGGCCGAGCCGATCCAGACCGTGATGCGCCGCTTCAACATCGAAAACCCCTACGAGAAGCTCAAAGAGCTGACCCGTGGCAAAGGCATCACCCCTGAAGCGCTGTTGACCTTCATCGACGGCCTGGACATGCCAGCCGAAGCCAAGGCCGAGCTCAAGCAGCTGACCCCTGCTACCTACATCGGCAACGCGGCAGCACAGGCTAAACGCATCTAA
- a CDS encoding cupin domain-containing protein, with translation MNPDTPLQLLGGISAREFMRDYWQKKPLLVRQAFPDFISPIDPDELAGLALEEEVESRIVLEHGAHPWEMRRGPFTEDTFAELPEKDWTLLVQAVDQFVPEVAELLENFRFLPSWRIDDVMISFAAPGGSVGPHFDNYDVFLLQGHGQRNWKVGQMCSSDSPLLEHADLRILAEFEQSEEWTLEPGDMLYLPPRLAHYGVAVDDCLTYSVGFRAPSAAEVLTHFTDFLGQFLPDEERYSDADAQPVSDPHQIQHDALDRLKALLDKHMGDKDLLLTWFGQFMTEPRYPEQIVGEELTEEELIDALEQGAILIRNPSARMAWSEFEDDLLLFASGRSCPLPGKLRELLKLICAADALHIDNLGEWLQDEDGLMLVQQLVKQGSLGFANE, from the coding sequence ATGAATCCTGATACTCCACTGCAGCTGCTCGGCGGCATCTCGGCCCGCGAATTCATGCGCGACTACTGGCAGAAAAAGCCGCTGCTGGTGCGCCAGGCCTTCCCGGACTTCATCAGCCCGATCGACCCTGACGAGCTGGCCGGCCTGGCCCTGGAAGAGGAAGTCGAGTCGCGTATCGTGCTTGAGCACGGCGCTCACCCGTGGGAGATGCGTCGCGGCCCGTTCACCGAAGACACCTTCGCCGAGCTGCCGGAAAAGGATTGGACCCTGCTGGTGCAAGCCGTGGACCAGTTCGTCCCGGAAGTGGCCGAACTGCTGGAAAACTTCCGTTTCCTGCCCAGCTGGCGTATCGATGACGTGATGATCAGCTTCGCCGCCCCGGGTGGCAGCGTCGGCCCGCATTTCGACAACTACGACGTGTTCCTGCTGCAAGGTCACGGCCAGCGCAACTGGAAAGTCGGCCAGATGTGCAGCAGCGACAGCCCACTGCTGGAACACGCTGACCTGCGCATCCTCGCCGAATTCGAGCAGAGCGAAGAATGGACCCTGGAACCAGGCGACATGCTTTACCTGCCTCCGCGCCTGGCCCACTACGGCGTCGCCGTGGACGACTGCCTGACCTACTCGGTCGGCTTCCGCGCACCCAGCGCCGCCGAAGTGCTGACCCACTTCACCGACTTCCTTGGCCAGTTCCTGCCCGATGAAGAGCGCTACAGTGACGCCGATGCCCAGCCGGTCAGCGACCCGCACCAGATCCAGCACGACGCCCTCGATCGCCTCAAGGCCCTGCTCGACAAGCACATGGGTGACAAAGACCTGCTGTTGACCTGGTTCGGCCAGTTCATGACCGAGCCGCGTTACCCTGAGCAGATCGTTGGCGAAGAGCTGACCGAAGAAGAGCTGATCGACGCCCTTGAACAAGGCGCCATCCTGATCCGCAACCCAAGCGCGCGCATGGCGTGGTCGGAGTTCGAGGACGACCTGCTGCTGTTCGCCAGCGGCCGCAGCTGCCCGCTGCCGGGCAAACTGCGCGAGCTGCTGAAGTTGATCTGCGCCGCTGACGCCCTGCACATCGACAACCTCGGCGAGTGGCTACAGGACGAAGATGGCCTTATGCTGGTACAGCAGTTGGTCAAACAAGGAAGCCTGGGATTCGCCAATGAATAA
- a CDS encoding GNAT family N-acetyltransferase produces the protein MNKIRVRLADWQKDNADIRRIREAVFIAEQHVPPELEWDSDDPTAAHFLALEGDYPIGTARLLPDGTIGRVSVLKDWRGLKVGDALMNAVIVEAQDRDLKQQMLSAQVHATPFYERLGFRVVSEEFLEAGIPHVDMVRDSRA, from the coding sequence ATGAATAAAATTCGTGTGCGCCTCGCTGATTGGCAAAAGGACAACGCCGACATTCGCCGTATCCGCGAAGCAGTGTTCATTGCCGAACAGCATGTGCCGCCGGAGCTTGAGTGGGACTCGGACGACCCGACCGCCGCGCACTTCCTGGCCCTGGAAGGCGACTACCCGATCGGTACCGCACGCCTGCTGCCCGACGGCACCATTGGCCGGGTTTCGGTGCTGAAAGATTGGCGTGGGCTGAAGGTGGGCGATGCACTGATGAACGCGGTCATCGTCGAAGCGCAAGACCGCGACCTGAAGCAGCAGATGCTCAGCGCCCAGGTGCACGCCACGCCGTTCTACGAGCGGCTGGGCTTTCGCGTAGTCAGCGAGGAGTTCCTCGAAGCCGGCATCCCGCACGTGGACATGGTGCGCGACTCGCGCGCCTGA
- a CDS encoding DNA topoisomerase III — protein MRLFLCEKPSQAKDIAKVLGATRKGDGCWQGTDVCVTWCIGHLLETAPPDSYDERYKRWSLADLPIIPEKWKMLVKPKTASQFKAVKRLLGEARELVIATDADREGEMIARELVEHCRYRGPVQRLWLSALDDASIRKALARLLPGHETFNLYHSALGRSRADWLIGMNMSRLFTLLGRQSGYQGVLPVGRVQTPTLRLVVDRDRSIANFIPVPFWAIDVQLEHAGQAFNAQWRAPEGACDDQGRCLNQALAQQAASDIGNAGTARAVKVVTERVREAAPLLFDLGTLQELCSKKFGLGAQETLDIAQALYETHKLITYPRSDCGYLPQSQHAEAPAILAALQRADASLAPLQPHLEPQRRSRAWNDAKVSAHHGIIPTAAASDPSRLPPKYKAVYTLIRARYLAQFLPNHEYDRTQADFDCAGHALRAVGKQIVEPGWRRALPEALTPAKGREAPPAQVLPALREGQDCAVQGLQLKDLWTQPPKPFTEGDLIKAMKNVAKLVDDPRLKQKLKETTGIGTEATRASIIQGLLDRGYLVKNGKALAATPAAFSLIDAVPRAIADPGTTAIWEQALDMVQSGEMTLEEFVARQSAWMGKLVERCSGMRMTISGPAAGAAPPWKKKRRAGGKSKAATGKPRQPRKKPAT, from the coding sequence ATGCGCCTGTTCCTCTGCGAAAAACCCTCCCAGGCAAAAGACATCGCCAAAGTGCTCGGCGCCACCCGCAAGGGCGACGGCTGCTGGCAAGGCACCGACGTCTGCGTAACCTGGTGCATCGGCCACCTGCTGGAAACCGCCCCGCCCGACAGCTACGACGAACGCTACAAGCGCTGGAGCCTGGCCGACCTGCCGATCATCCCAGAAAAGTGGAAGATGCTGGTCAAGCCCAAAACCGCCAGCCAGTTCAAAGCAGTCAAGCGCCTGCTCGGCGAAGCGCGGGAACTGGTGATCGCCACCGACGCCGACCGCGAAGGCGAAATGATTGCCCGCGAACTGGTCGAGCATTGCCGCTACCGCGGCCCCGTGCAGCGCCTGTGGCTGTCGGCGCTGGACGACGCCTCTATCCGCAAGGCCCTGGCGCGCCTGCTGCCAGGCCACGAAACCTTCAACCTGTACCACTCGGCGCTGGGCCGCTCACGCGCCGACTGGTTGATCGGCATGAACATGAGCCGGTTGTTCACCCTACTGGGCCGGCAATCCGGCTACCAAGGCGTGCTGCCGGTGGGCCGGGTGCAAACGCCAACCTTGCGCCTGGTGGTTGACCGCGACCGTAGCATCGCCAACTTCATACCGGTACCGTTCTGGGCCATCGACGTGCAACTCGAACACGCCGGGCAAGCCTTCAACGCCCAGTGGCGTGCCCCCGAGGGCGCCTGCGACGACCAAGGCCGCTGCCTGAACCAGGCCCTGGCGCAACAGGCCGCCAGCGACATCGGCAATGCCGGCACTGCCCGCGCCGTCAAAGTGGTCACCGAGCGTGTGCGTGAAGCCGCCCCCCTGCTCTTCGACCTGGGCACCCTGCAGGAGCTGTGTTCGAAAAAGTTCGGCCTCGGCGCCCAGGAAACCCTCGACATCGCCCAGGCCCTGTACGAAACCCACAAGCTGATCACCTACCCGCGCAGCGACTGCGGTTACCTGCCGCAAAGCCAGCACGCCGAGGCACCGGCGATCCTCGCCGCCCTGCAGCGGGCCGATGCCAGCCTGGCCCCCCTGCAACCCCACCTGGAGCCCCAGCGCCGCTCCAGAGCGTGGAACGACGCCAAGGTCAGCGCCCACCACGGCATCATCCCCACCGCCGCCGCCAGCGACCCGTCACGCCTGCCGCCCAAGTACAAGGCGGTGTATACCCTGATTCGCGCCCGCTACCTGGCGCAGTTCCTGCCCAACCACGAGTATGATCGCACCCAGGCCGACTTCGACTGTGCCGGCCATGCCCTGCGTGCGGTGGGCAAACAAATCGTCGAACCGGGCTGGCGCCGTGCCCTGCCCGAAGCGTTAACCCCGGCCAAGGGCCGCGAAGCACCACCGGCCCAGGTGCTGCCAGCGCTGCGCGAAGGCCAGGACTGCGCCGTGCAAGGCCTGCAACTGAAAGACCTGTGGACCCAGCCGCCCAAGCCGTTTACCGAAGGCGACCTGATCAAGGCGATGAAGAACGTGGCCAAGCTGGTGGACGACCCACGGCTGAAGCAGAAGCTTAAGGAAACGACCGGCATCGGCACCGAGGCCACCCGCGCCAGCATCATCCAGGGCCTGCTCGACCGTGGTTACCTGGTGAAGAACGGCAAGGCGCTGGCGGCCACGCCTGCGGCGTTCAGCCTGATCGACGCGGTACCCCGGGCGATTGCCGACCCCGGCACCACGGCGATCTGGGAGCAGGCGCTGGACATGGTGCAGAGTGGCGAGATGACCCTGGAAGAGTTCGTCGCCCGGCAGTCGGCGTGGATGGGCAAGCTGGTTGAGCGCTGCAGCGGCATGCGCATGACCATCAGCGGGCCAGCGGCGGGGGCGGCGCCGCCTTGGAAGAAGAAACGCCGGGCTGGGGGTAAAAGCAAAGCAGCCACTGGCAAGCCAAGGCAGCCTCGGAAAAAGCCGGCAACCTGA
- a CDS encoding FAD-binding oxidoreductase: protein MFKQSAQHIASYYAQTYPTSIPLRPTLQGLHDTDVLIIGAGFSGLHTALRLTQAGKRVTLLEASRVAWAASGRNGGQALLGWSCDMPPLEKALGIERTQRLWASMCWAAEELRELPQRHGFDIDYRLGSLWTAVMPRRLKMLEHARHEAEHKWGYDALRLIGRDELPEWIDSPRYQAALYDAKGAHLNPLKLAQGLASTVEAAGGRIYEQSQVLSYHQAGDGYIARTDRGEVRAHVLVLACNAYIDRLDRSLSRRLLPVGSYQVATAPLEADFARSLLPRNSCVIDNQFVPDYFRLTPDHRLLFGGGCTYLGGIPKDVAKATRPFLERVFPQLAGVAIDYAWGGHIDCSIQRTPDVGCEGQRYWLQGFSGHGVLPTLAAARAVSDAILGDDDLLALYQSIDNGRFPGGDLLAAPLEAAAKAWYRMRDRV from the coding sequence ATGTTCAAACAATCCGCCCAGCACATCGCCAGCTACTACGCCCAGACCTACCCCACCAGCATCCCCCTGCGCCCGACCCTACAAGGCCTTCACGACACCGATGTGCTGATCATCGGCGCCGGTTTCAGCGGCCTGCACACCGCGCTGCGCCTGACCCAGGCTGGCAAGCGTGTAACGCTGCTCGAAGCCAGCCGCGTGGCCTGGGCCGCTTCCGGTCGTAACGGCGGTCAGGCGCTGCTGGGCTGGTCCTGCGACATGCCTCCACTGGAAAAGGCCCTCGGCATCGAACGTACCCAACGCCTGTGGGCAAGCATGTGCTGGGCCGCCGAGGAACTGCGCGAGCTGCCCCAGCGTCACGGTTTCGATATCGATTACCGGCTGGGCAGCCTGTGGACCGCAGTCATGCCGCGCCGGCTGAAAATGCTTGAGCACGCCCGGCACGAGGCCGAACACAAGTGGGGCTACGACGCCCTGCGCCTGATCGGCCGCGATGAGCTGCCAGAATGGATCGACAGCCCGCGCTACCAGGCCGCGCTATACGACGCCAAAGGTGCCCACCTCAACCCGCTAAAGCTGGCCCAGGGCCTGGCCAGCACCGTCGAAGCGGCCGGGGGGCGCATCTACGAACAAAGCCAGGTGCTCAGCTACCACCAAGCTGGCGACGGCTATATCGCCCGTACCGACCGCGGCGAAGTACGCGCCCACGTGTTAGTGCTGGCCTGCAACGCCTACATCGACCGCCTCGACCGCAGCCTGTCGCGTCGGCTGCTGCCGGTCGGTTCCTACCAGGTGGCCACGGCGCCACTGGAGGCCGACTTTGCCCGCTCGCTGCTGCCGCGCAACAGCTGCGTGATCGACAACCAGTTCGTGCCCGACTATTTCCGCCTGACCCCGGACCACCGCTTGCTGTTTGGCGGCGGCTGCACCTACCTGGGCGGCATCCCCAAGGACGTCGCGAAGGCCACCCGCCCCTTTCTGGAACGGGTGTTCCCACAGCTGGCCGGCGTGGCCATCGACTATGCTTGGGGCGGCCACATCGACTGCAGCATCCAGCGCACCCCGGACGTCGGTTGCGAAGGCCAGCGTTACTGGCTACAGGGCTTCTCCGGGCACGGCGTGCTGCCGACCCTGGCGGCCGCGCGGGCGGTAAGCGATGCCATTCTTGGCGATGATGACCTATTGGCGTTGTACCAAAGCATCGACAACGGCCGCTTCCCGGGCGGCGACCTGCTGGCGGCACCGCTGGAAGCCGCTGCCAAGGCTTGGTACCGGATGCGCGACCGCGTCTGA